One Aegilops tauschii subsp. strangulata cultivar AL8/78 chromosome 7, Aet v6.0, whole genome shotgun sequence genomic window carries:
- the LOC109782840 gene encoding cinnamoyl-CoA reductase 1-like, protein MTRPASASSCATSSTAPPHAAAMASSTSPRPAPSTASWTPSTGSHLSCFVAAEGEGVGGAGRGRDAQRAARRQGCRGMRRVVVTSVVSAVVPSPGWPAGEGLDEHCWTNIDYCDQNRAWYPASNTLAEKAAWKFEEENGLHVVVVNPGTILGSMIPPRINASMAIFLHLLEGPSMLKVG, encoded by the exons ATGACGAGGCCCGCGTCCGCTTCTTCCTGTGCGACCTCCTCGACGGCGCCGCCGCACGCGGCTGCTATGGCATCTTCCACCTCGCCTCGTCCTGCACCGTCGACTGCGTCCTGGACCCCCAG TACAGGGTCGCATCTGTCTTGTTTTGTGGCCGCAGAAGGTGAAGGAGTTGGTGGCGCCGGCCGTGGAAGGGACGCTCAACGTGCTGCGCGCCGCCAAGGATGTCGGGGCATGCGCCGGGTGGTGGTGACCTCGGTCGTCTCCGCCGTCGTGCCCAGCCCGGGATGGCCGGCCGGGGAGGGCCTCGACGAGCACTGCTGGACCAACATCGactactgcgaccagaacagg GCCTGGTACCCTGCTTCAAATACACTGGCTGAGAAGGCAGCATGGAAGTTTGAAGAGGAGAATGGGCTGCATGTGGTTGTGGTCAATCCAGGGACTATTTTGGGCTCGATGATTCCGCCAAGGATCAATGCTAGCATGGCCATATTTCTTCACTTACTTGAAG GTCCGAGCATGCTCAAAGTAGGCTAG